The following proteins are encoded in a genomic region of bacterium:
- a CDS encoding TlpA disulfide reductase family protein codes for MRTHILTLAFLFTYSISCTAGDIVGPRETTVSSTNGHVGTAVAAFEGKTSSGKEVSSRNFGGEVLIIDLWGLNCGSCLEEMKALEPIYREYKDKGLRIWAVNTENIGAPEMKNGLAERKMEVSYDLLVDPDLEITKNFTSWFIPVTVIVDREGIVQYYKVGFNQADAEKIKAKVEALLAR; via the coding sequence ATGCGAACTCATATCCTGACCCTGGCGTTTCTGTTTACCTACAGTATCTCGTGTACTGCTGGAGATATTGTCGGCCCCAGGGAAACGACCGTTTCCAGTACAAACGGCCATGTCGGGACTGCTGTGGCCGCTTTCGAGGGGAAAACCTCATCCGGTAAAGAGGTGTCTTCGAGAAATTTCGGAGGTGAAGTCCTCATCATCGACCTGTGGGGCCTCAATTGCGGATCGTGTCTCGAAGAGATGAAGGCTCTCGAACCGATCTACCGCGAGTATAAGGATAAGGGGCTCAGGATCTGGGCGGTCAACACTGAAAATATTGGTGCCCCGGAGATGAAGAACGGGTTGGCGGAACGAAAGATGGAAGTCAGCTACGATCTCCTGGTGGATCCGGACCTGGAGATAACGAAAAATTTCACAAGCTGGTTCATTCCTGTAACTGTCATCGTTGACAGGGAGGGGATCGTGCAATATTATAAGGTCGGTTTTAATCAGGCGGACGCTGAAAAGATTAAGGCGAAGGTGGAGGCTCTCCTTGCCCGGTAA